The Alosa sapidissima isolate fAloSap1 chromosome 6, fAloSap1.pri, whole genome shotgun sequence genome window below encodes:
- the napbb gene encoding N-ethylmaleimide-sensitive factor attachment protein, beta b produces MDNSGKEKEAIQLMAEADKKITKSGSFLGGMFGGGQNHKVEEACEMYCRAANMFKMAKNWSAAGKAFCKAARLHMQLQNKHDSATSFIDAGNAFKKVDPQEAINCLNAAIDIYTDMGRFTIAAKHHITIAEVYESELVDIEKSIAHFEQAADYYKGEESNSSANKCLLKVAAYSAQLEQYPKAIEIYEQVGSNTMDNPLLKYSAKEYFFKASLCHFIVDELNAKLAVEKYEEMFPAFSDSRECKLLKKLLDAHEEQNSEAFTEAVKEFDSISRLDQWQTTMLLRIKKTIQGDEGDLR; encoded by the exons ATGGATAACTCAGGCAAAGAGAAGGAGGCCATTCAGTTAATGGCCGAAGCTGACAAAAAAATAACCAAATCCGGCTCATTCCTTGGAGGGATGTTTGG CGGTGGCCAAAACCATAAGGTAGAGGAGGCATGTGAAATGTACTGCCGGGCTGCCAACATGTTCAAGATGGCCAAGAACTGGAGTG ctgcAGGCAAGGCTTTCTGCAAGGCAGCCAGACTTCACATGCAGCTTCAGAACAAACACGACTCTGCAACTAGCTTTATAGATGCTGGCAATGCTTTCAAAAAGGTTGATCCACAAG AGGCAATCAACTGTTTAAACGCAGCGATcgacatatacacagacatg GGCAGATTCACCATCGCCGCAAAACACCACATCACCATCGCAGAGGTGTACGAGTCGGAGCTGGTGGACattgagaag TCTATCGCACATTTTGAACAGGCAGCAGACTACTACAAGGGCGAGGAGTCAAACAG CTCAGCCAATAAGTGCTTGCTGAAGGTGGCTGCGTACAGTGCCCAACTGGAGCAGTACCCCAAGGCCATTGAGATCTATGAACAG GTGGGGTCCAACACTATGGACAACCCCTTATTGAAATACAGCGCCAAAGAGTACTTCTTCAAGGCCTCCCTGTGCCATTTCATCGTGGATGAGCTCAACGCAAAG TTGGCCGTGGAGAAGTATGAGGAGATGTTTCCCGCTTTCTCAGACTCAAGAGAGTGCAAACTTCTCAAG AAACTTTTGGACGCTCATGAGGAGCAGAACAGTGAAGCCTTCACAGAAGCC gtgaaaGAGTTTGACTCCATCTCCCGTCTGGACCAGTGGCAGACCACCATGCTGCTCCGCATCAAGAAGACCATCCAGGGAGACGAGGGCGATCTCCGTTAA